Proteins found in one Siniperca chuatsi isolate FFG_IHB_CAS linkage group LG22, ASM2008510v1, whole genome shotgun sequence genomic segment:
- the LOC122870711 gene encoding extensin-3-like, whose translation MWEQAEERQQLLELQDTPVVLHLGSSISGPPPVVLHLGSITWGPSPGVHHLWSSTCGPLPVVHHLGSITWGPPPGVHHLGSITSGPPLVVHHLWSSTFGPPPGSITWGPSPVDHYLWSITWGPSPGVLHLWSSTWDPPPRILHLWSITCGPPPGILHLWSITCGPPPGVHHLWSSTWDPPPVVHHLWSSTCGPLPVVLHLGSITWGPSPVVLHLGPSPGVHHLWSITCGPPPGVLHLWSSTCGPPPGVHHLGSITWGPSPVVLHLWTITCGPSPGVNHLGSITWGPSPLVLHLWSITCGPPPLVLHLGPSPGVHHLWTITCGPSPGVLHLGSSTCGPPPGILHLGSSTCGPSPVVLHLGSSTCGPSPVVLHLGSITWGPPPVVLHLWSSTWDPPPVVHHLGSSTWGPSPGVLHLGSSTCGPPLVVHHLWSSTWGPPPRILQLIGHYS comes from the coding sequence GACACACCTGTGGTCCTCCACCTGGGGTCCTCCATCTCTGGTCCTCCACCTGTGGTCCTCCACCTGGGGTCCATCACCTGGGGTCCATCACCTGGGGTCCATCACCTGTGGTCCTCCACCTGTGGACCATTACCTGTGGTCCATCACCTGGGGTCCATCACCTGGGGTCCTCCACCTGGGGTCCATCACCTGGGGTCCATCACCTCTGGTCCTCCACTTGTGGTCCATCACCTGTGGTCCTCCACCTTTGGTCCTCCACCTGGGTCCATCACCTGGGGTCCATCACCTGTGGACCATTACCTGTGGTCCATCACCTGGGGTCCTTCACCTGGGGTCCTCCACCTGTGGTCCTCCACCTGGGATCCTCCACCTAGGATCCTCCACCTGTGGTCCATCACCTGTGGTCCTCCACCTGGGATCCTCCACCTGTGGTCCATCACCTGTGGTCCTCCACCTGGGGTCCATCACCTGTGGTCCTCCACCTGGGATCCTCCACCTGTGGTCCATCACCTGTGGTCCTCCACCTGTGGACCATTACCTGTGGTCCTCCACCTGGGGTCCATCACCTGGGGTCCATCACCTGTGGTCCTCCACCTGGGTCCATCACCTGGGGTCCATCACCTGTGGTCCATCACCTGTGGTCCTCCACCTGGGGTCCTCCATCTCTGGTCCTCCACCTGTGGTCCTCCACCTGGGGTCCATCACCTGGGGTCCATCACCTGGGGTCCATCACCTGTGGTCCTCCACCTGTGGACCATTACCTGTGGTCCATCACCTGGGGTCAATCACCTGGGGTCCATCACCTGGGGTCCATCACCTCTGGTCCTCCACTTGTGGTCCATCACCTGTGGTCCTCCACCTTTGGTCCTCCACCTGGGTCCATCACCTGGGGTCCATCACCTGTGGACCATTACCTGTGGTCCATCACCTGGGGTCCTTCACCTGGGGTCCTCCACCTGTGGTCCTCCACCTGGGATCCTCCACCTAGGATCCTCCACCTGTGGTCCATCACCTGTGGTCCTCCACCTGGGATCCTCCACCTGTGGTCCATCACCTGTGGTCCTCCACCTGGGGTCCATCACCTGGGGTCCTCCACCTGTGGTCCTCCACCTGTGGTCCTCCACCTGGGATCCTCCACCTGTGGTCCATCACCTGGGGTCCTCCACCTGGGGTCCATCACCTGGGGTCCTCCACCTGGGGTCCTCCACCTGTGGTCCTCCACTTGTGGTCCATCACCTGTGGTCCTCCACCTGGGGTCCTCCACCTAGGATCCTCCAGCTGATTGGACACTACAGCTGA